One stretch of Rhinatrema bivittatum chromosome 8, aRhiBiv1.1, whole genome shotgun sequence DNA includes these proteins:
- the DMAC1 gene encoding distal membrane-arm assembly complex protein 1 produces MSSPAPSASRPPSSSSSSVFGQCWSCRLLCGSGLILAGGFVFAGARSIMARGSGPPGPGIITQLVFALGLASWGTALLMDPVGKAERKM; encoded by the exons ATGTCCTCGCCGGCTCCCTCGGCTTCGcggcctccctcctcctcctcctcctccgtcttcgggcagtgctggagctgccgccTCCTCTGCGGGTCCGGGCTGATCCTGGCTGGCGGCTTCGTGTTCGCTGGGGCTCGCAGCATCATGGCGCGAGGGAGCGGGCCCCCGGGCCCCGGAATCATAACCCAGCTCGTGTTCGCCCTCG GTTTAGCATCTTGGGGCACGGCCCTATTGATGGATCCAGTTGGAAAAGCAGAAAGGAAGATGTGA
- the CSKMT gene encoding citrate synthase-lysine N-methyltransferase CSKMT, mitochondrial: MITDNVGSPPQRVGPDFRGRCFAVNVKVKADDLRQRLHCRSTWDHFYKEKTADGFCHFDWFFGYKHVSGFLLSFSGGARAKEPWWVLDVGCGTSDLGPGLYRDSLDPINMFCLDFSRVAIDCMQGQIMDGPPPRNPLSQLHFMEADATDLCAFNAQTFHLVLDKGTCDSLLRGPAGFKNTHRMLAECMRVLRPGGTLLQLSDEDPDARLLFLEQASKTHVTVQELGHVHGVCYYGYIITLPAC, translated from the exons ATGATAACGGATAACGTGGGGTCCCCTCCCCAAAGAGTTGGCCCTGATTTCCGGGGCAGATGTTTTGCTGTGAATGTGAAGGTAAAGGCGG ATGACCTCCGCCAGAGGCTGCACTGCAGGAGCACCTGGGACCACTTCTACAAGGAGAAGACTGCAGACGGCTTCTGTCACTTTGACTGGTTCTTCGGCTACAAGCATGTGTCAGGCTTCCTGCTGTCCTTCTCCGGAGGAGCCAGGGCCAAGGAGCCATGGTGGGTTCTGGATGTGGGCTGTGGGACCTCAGATCTTGGGCCAGGCTTGTACAGAGACTCTCTGGACCCCATAAACATGTTCTGCTTGGACTTCTCACGCGTGGCAATTGACTGCATGCAGGGGCAGATCATGGATGGCCCCCCGCCCCGGAATCCACTCTCCCAGCTCCACTTCATGGAAGCTGATGCCACTGACTTGTGTGCATTCAATGCCCAGACCTTCCATTTGGTGCTGGACAAGGGCACCTGCGACTCGCTGCTGCGTGGGCCTGCAGGGTTTAAGAATACCCACAGGATGCTGGCAGAGTGCATGAGGGTGCTGAGGCCCGGGGGTACCCTGCTTCAGCTCTCTGACGAGGATCCTGATGCCCGGCTCCTATTCCTAGAGCAAGCGAGCAAAACACACGTAACCGTGCAGGAGCTGGGGCACGTGCATGGTGTCTGTTACTATGGTTACATTATCACACTGCCAGCATGCTGA